A genomic region of bacterium contains the following coding sequences:
- the hflX gene encoding GTPase HflX, producing MRTTGTPLGHKLRRGLAAGADGAPEDAGRGPAADLRRGGPERAVLVGMLAPRADEGEETLQELARLADTAGARVTGMVVQHRSRPDPATAVGAGKVEEIRSRVRSAGADVVIFDHELTPAQQRNLERALDTKVLDRTALVLDIFAQRARTREGRLQVELAQMTYLLPRLAGRGTLLSRLGGGIGTRGPGETKLEVDRRRIRTRITALGREINALRRHRQRERQSRKDAALPVAVLVGYTNAGKSTLLNALTRAHVLTADKLFATLDPTTRRVVLPNHRSLLLVDTVGFIQKLPHDLVAAFRATLEEVTEADLLIHVIDASHTRWTAQRAAVEQVLGDLGAAGTPRVTVLNKADRLSAEALRDVTAEEPAGVPVSAVRGVGLAHLLRTIAAVLPDPVERVRLVIPYQRLGVLSRLYGIGRVVRREDGDAGIVVDADIPAAGLGPFRPYVDGGRALPRPPAGGTAGTR from the coding sequence ATGCGCACCACCGGGACGCCGCTCGGCCACAAACTCCGCCGAGGCCTCGCCGCCGGCGCCGACGGCGCGCCGGAGGACGCCGGCCGCGGGCCCGCCGCCGACCTCCGCCGGGGCGGTCCTGAGCGTGCGGTGCTCGTCGGCATGCTCGCGCCGCGGGCCGACGAGGGGGAGGAGACCCTCCAAGAACTGGCCCGGCTCGCCGACACGGCGGGGGCCCGGGTCACGGGCATGGTGGTGCAGCACCGGTCCCGGCCGGATCCGGCCACCGCGGTGGGCGCCGGCAAGGTCGAAGAGATTCGCTCCCGCGTGCGGTCGGCGGGGGCGGACGTGGTCATCTTCGACCACGAACTCACCCCGGCCCAGCAGCGCAATCTCGAGCGGGCGCTCGACACCAAGGTGCTCGATCGAACCGCGCTCGTGCTCGACATCTTCGCCCAACGCGCGCGGACCCGCGAGGGGCGCCTCCAGGTCGAGCTCGCGCAGATGACCTATCTGTTGCCGCGGCTGGCCGGCCGCGGCACCCTCCTCTCGCGATTGGGCGGCGGCATCGGCACTCGGGGGCCCGGCGAAACGAAGCTCGAGGTCGACCGCCGGCGGATCCGCACCCGGATCACCGCGCTGGGGCGCGAGATCAACGCGCTGCGGCGGCACCGGCAGCGGGAGCGCCAGTCGCGCAAGGACGCGGCGCTGCCGGTGGCGGTGCTGGTCGGCTATACAAACGCCGGCAAGTCCACGCTGCTCAACGCGCTCACGCGCGCGCATGTGCTGACCGCGGACAAACTCTTCGCGACCCTCGACCCGACGACCCGGCGCGTGGTCCTGCCGAACCACCGCTCGCTGCTGCTCGTCGACACCGTCGGGTTCATCCAGAAGCTGCCGCACGACCTCGTCGCGGCGTTCCGCGCCACCCTGGAAGAAGTGACGGAGGCCGATCTGCTGATTCATGTCATCGACGCGAGCCATACCCGCTGGACCGCCCAGCGCGCGGCCGTGGAGCAGGTGCTGGGGGATCTCGGCGCGGCCGGCACCCCGCGCGTCACCGTGCTCAACAAGGCGGACCGGCTGTCGGCGGAGGCGCTGCGCGACGTGACGGCGGAAGAACCGGCCGGCGTGCCCGTTTCGGCGGTCCGCGGCGTGGGGCTGGCGCACCTGCTCCGCACGATCGCCGCGGTCCTGCCGGATCCCGTCGAGCGCGTCCGCCTGGTGATCCCGTACCAGCGTCTCGGCGTGCTCTCGCGCCTCTACGGGATCGGCCGCGTCGTGCGCCGCGAGGACGGGGATGCCGGCATCGTCGTCGACGCGGACATTCCGGCGGCCGGGCTGGGCCCGTTCCGCCCCTACGTCGATGGCGGGCGGGCGCTCCCTCGCCCACCCGCGGGCGGGACCGCGGGGACGCGATGA
- a CDS encoding LL-diaminopimelate aminotransferase, translated as MRVARRMERIPPYLFADIDKKRAALRARGVDVINISIGDPDLPTPDHIVEALTRAARDPRTHVYPPYEGTREFRDAVAGWYARRFGVRLDPGSEVLALIGSKEGLAHVPWVFINPGDVALVSDPGYPVYAVATLMAEGEVYPVAMTREQEWVPDLSVIPDEVLRRARVLFLNYPNNPTGAVADLAFFTRVVELARHWDILVVHDNTYSEIAYDGYRPPSLLEAPGAKDVAVEFHSLSKTFCMTGWRMGFVVGNKTAVQALGTLKTNIDSGQWVAIQEAAVAGLTGPETPIRERVAVWQRRRDRVVRGLREAGLDVPVPRATFYLWIPVPAGHTSVSFASDLLEHTGVIVTPGTGYGAHGDGYVRISLTAPDARFDEAVRRIGDHLRAATPR; from the coding sequence ATGCGCGTTGCGCGCCGGATGGAGCGGATTCCGCCGTACCTGTTCGCCGACATCGACAAGAAGCGGGCCGCGCTGCGCGCCCGCGGCGTCGACGTCATCAACATTTCCATCGGCGATCCGGACCTGCCGACGCCCGACCACATCGTCGAGGCGCTGACCCGCGCCGCCCGCGACCCGCGCACCCACGTCTATCCCCCGTACGAAGGAACCCGGGAATTCCGGGACGCCGTGGCCGGGTGGTACGCCCGGCGGTTCGGCGTGCGCCTTGATCCGGGGAGCGAAGTGCTGGCCCTCATCGGGTCCAAAGAGGGGCTGGCGCACGTGCCGTGGGTGTTCATCAACCCCGGCGACGTCGCGCTCGTGAGCGACCCGGGATATCCGGTGTACGCCGTGGCCACGCTCATGGCGGAGGGCGAGGTCTATCCGGTCGCGATGACCCGGGAGCAGGAGTGGGTACCGGACCTCTCCGTGATTCCCGACGAGGTGCTCCGGCGCGCGCGCGTGCTGTTTCTGAACTACCCGAACAATCCCACCGGCGCCGTGGCCGATCTCGCGTTCTTCACCCGCGTCGTGGAGCTGGCGCGGCACTGGGACATCCTCGTCGTGCACGACAACACCTATTCCGAGATCGCCTACGACGGCTACCGGCCGCCGAGCCTGCTCGAGGCGCCCGGGGCCAAGGACGTCGCCGTCGAGTTCCATTCCCTCAGCAAGACGTTTTGCATGACGGGGTGGCGCATGGGCTTCGTCGTCGGCAACAAGACCGCGGTCCAGGCGCTGGGCACGCTGAAGACCAACATCGACAGCGGGCAGTGGGTGGCGATCCAGGAGGCCGCGGTCGCCGGCCTCACCGGTCCGGAGACGCCGATCCGGGAGCGCGTGGCCGTCTGGCAGCGGCGGCGCGACAGGGTCGTGCGGGGGCTGCGCGAGGCCGGGCTCGACGTTCCGGTGCCGCGCGCGACGTTCTATCTGTGGATCCCGGTTCCGGCGGGGCACACCTCGGTGTCGTTTGCGAGCGACCTGCTCGAGCACACCGGGGTCATCGTGACACCGGGGACCGGGTACGGCGCGCACGGGGACGGGTACGTGCGGATCTCGCTGACCGCGCCCGACGCCCGCTTCGACGAAGCGGTCCGGCGCATCGGGGACCATCTGCGCGCCGCGACCCCGAGGTAG
- the miaA gene encoding tRNA (adenosine(37)-N6)-dimethylallyltransferase MiaA, with amino-acid sequence MFDLIVLAGPTGTGKTRTAIALARRLGAEIVCADSRTVYRGLDIGTAKPTLRERAIVPHHLLDVADPGEPFTLADYQRLAGDAIESIRGRRRAVVLTGGTGLYLRAVVDRVAVPAAAPDWDLRRRLAAEERAGGPGTLHGRLRQVDPVAAMRIHPRNVRRVIRALEVWTVTGMPVSSLQEQVREGRWAAGEGARPARMIALTLDHARLNERIDRRIASQLAAGLVDEVRTLLRAGYDRTLPAMQGLGYKELAAYLEGEATLDAAVAQLRRNTRRYAKRQWTWFRADPRYRWIDVDDEPADGVASRVLEALDAAGYPML; translated from the coding sequence GTGTTCGACCTCATCGTCCTCGCCGGCCCGACCGGGACCGGGAAGACGCGGACCGCGATCGCGCTCGCCCGGCGGCTGGGCGCCGAGATCGTCTGCGCCGACTCCCGAACCGTCTACCGCGGCCTCGACATCGGCACGGCCAAGCCGACGCTGCGCGAGCGGGCCATCGTGCCGCACCATCTTCTGGACGTCGCCGATCCGGGCGAGCCGTTCACGCTTGCGGACTATCAGCGCCTGGCGGGCGACGCGATCGAGAGCATCCGGGGGCGCCGCCGCGCCGTCGTTCTGACGGGAGGCACCGGATTGTACCTGCGCGCGGTCGTCGACCGCGTGGCCGTCCCCGCCGCGGCTCCGGATTGGGACCTTCGCCGGCGGCTCGCGGCGGAGGAGCGTGCGGGCGGTCCCGGCACGCTGCACGGCCGGCTGCGGCAGGTGGATCCGGTGGCGGCGATGCGGATTCACCCGCGAAACGTGCGCCGGGTCATCCGCGCACTCGAGGTCTGGACGGTAACGGGCATGCCGGTGTCGTCGCTTCAGGAACAGGTGCGAGAGGGCCGGTGGGCGGCGGGCGAGGGGGCCCGTCCCGCCCGCATGATCGCGCTGACTCTGGACCACGCCCGGCTCAATGAGCGGATCGACCGGCGCATCGCGTCCCAGCTCGCCGCGGGACTGGTCGACGAAGTCCGGACGCTGCTCCGCGCGGGCTACGACCGGACGCTGCCGGCAATGCAGGGCCTCGGCTACAAGGAACTCGCCGCGTACCTCGAGGGCGAGGCAACGCTTGACGCGGCGGTGGCGCAACTGCGCCGCAACACGCGCCGGTACGCCAAGCGGCAGTGGACCTGGTTTCGCGCGGACCCGCGTTACCGCTGGATCGACGTGGACGACGAGCCCGCCGACGGAGTGGCGTCGCGCGTGCTCGAGGCGCTCGATGCCGCCGGGTACCCCATGCTATGA
- the mutS gene encoding DNA mismatch repair protein MutS, whose product MSEPTPMMRQYQALKDEHPHALLLFRLGDFYEAFFGDAQVVARELQLTLTSRPVAKGRRIPMCGIPHHALHTYLRRLIDRGHRVAICDQVEDPRQARALVRREVVRVVTPGTVIEDDLLTARENNFIAATVIDADDWGIALADVSTGEFVAAQGAGSERRDEVLARWRPRELIVPDEPDGRGHGAFAGPDGLGAVVTPFDAWRFDPGVAARELRAHLGVAALDAFGLDASPAAAAAAGALVQYLRATHRGSLAHLRGLRLLPPHDGLVLDDATRRALGLWASARDERRGPTLLDVVDLTETAMGGRLLRRWLGQPLDSVEEITARQDAVQALVDAGQTRERVRTHLRALGDLERLIGRLSHDAGGPRDLAGLRDTLEAIPGVVPAAASLAAPALRRLVPLLAPPPDLADRLRRALADPPPLSPRAGGVIRPGFDGDVDALREGSREAKDWMAGREAAERQRTGIRGLKIGYNQVMGYYIEVGKSQTHLVPADYVRKGTLAGAERYITAEMKEREALILSAEDRINAREYAVFCDLRAAVRAESDRLQACARALAELDVYAALAEVAVRSGYVRPHVSGDRAIRIVAGRHPAVEQALGPERFVPNDLALGTDGRDLLIVTGPNFGGKSTYIRQAALLIVLAQLGSFVPAGQADIGLVDRIFTRVGATDDLAAGRSTFLSEMIEVARLLTQATPRSLVILDEVGRGTSTYDGMSLAWAVVEDLHDRVRARTLFATHYHELTELASQLDRVANLQVLVREEGRDVVFLHQVADGAAASSYGIHVAGLAGVPDAVIRRAREVLGGLERAAHAPRGRRPRRGPSRGQQLALPLPRDAGAFRRLVPRERDGRR is encoded by the coding sequence ATGAGTGAACCGACGCCCATGATGCGCCAGTACCAGGCGCTCAAGGACGAGCACCCGCACGCCCTGCTGCTGTTCCGGTTGGGCGACTTCTACGAGGCCTTTTTCGGCGACGCGCAGGTGGTGGCCCGTGAACTCCAACTGACGCTGACGAGCCGGCCGGTCGCCAAGGGACGCCGGATCCCGATGTGCGGCATCCCCCATCACGCGCTGCACACCTACCTGCGCCGGCTCATCGATCGGGGCCACCGGGTCGCCATCTGTGACCAGGTCGAGGATCCGCGACAGGCCCGGGCCCTCGTGCGCCGCGAAGTCGTGCGCGTCGTCACGCCGGGGACCGTGATCGAAGACGACCTCCTCACGGCGCGTGAAAACAACTTCATCGCGGCGACCGTGATCGACGCCGACGACTGGGGGATCGCGCTCGCGGACGTGTCGACCGGCGAGTTCGTCGCGGCGCAGGGTGCGGGATCCGAGCGGCGCGACGAAGTCCTGGCACGGTGGCGGCCCCGCGAGCTGATCGTGCCCGACGAGCCCGACGGCCGGGGGCACGGTGCGTTCGCCGGTCCCGACGGCCTCGGCGCCGTCGTGACGCCGTTCGACGCGTGGCGGTTCGATCCCGGCGTCGCCGCCCGCGAACTCCGCGCGCACCTCGGCGTCGCCGCCCTCGACGCGTTCGGCCTCGACGCGTCACCGGCGGCCGCGGCGGCGGCCGGTGCGCTCGTGCAATACCTGCGGGCCACGCACCGCGGGTCCCTCGCCCACCTCCGTGGGCTTAGATTGCTGCCGCCTCACGACGGCCTGGTGTTGGATGATGCGACCCGACGCGCCCTCGGCCTGTGGGCCTCCGCGCGCGACGAGCGGCGCGGCCCCACCCTGCTCGATGTGGTCGACCTCACCGAGACGGCGATGGGAGGCCGCCTCCTCCGCCGGTGGCTGGGCCAGCCGCTCGACAGCGTCGAGGAGATCACGGCCCGCCAGGACGCGGTGCAGGCCCTCGTCGACGCCGGCCAGACCCGTGAGCGCGTCCGGACCCACCTGCGCGCGCTCGGCGACCTCGAGCGTCTGATCGGCCGGCTGAGCCATGACGCGGGCGGGCCGCGCGACCTCGCGGGCCTGCGCGACACGCTGGAGGCGATCCCCGGCGTCGTACCTGCGGCCGCATCGCTCGCGGCCCCGGCGCTGCGGCGGCTCGTCCCCCTGCTGGCGCCGCCGCCCGACCTCGCCGACCGGCTGCGGCGGGCGCTCGCCGACCCGCCGCCGCTCTCACCGCGCGCGGGCGGCGTCATCCGGCCCGGGTTCGACGGGGACGTCGACGCGCTCCGCGAGGGATCCAGGGAGGCGAAGGACTGGATGGCCGGACGCGAGGCCGCGGAGCGACAGCGCACCGGCATCCGCGGCCTGAAGATCGGCTACAACCAGGTGATGGGCTACTACATCGAGGTCGGCAAGTCGCAGACCCATCTCGTCCCCGCGGACTATGTCCGCAAGGGCACCCTGGCCGGCGCCGAACGCTACATCACGGCGGAGATGAAGGAACGGGAGGCGTTGATCCTCAGCGCCGAGGACCGGATCAACGCCCGGGAGTACGCGGTGTTCTGCGACCTCCGCGCCGCGGTGCGCGCCGAGAGCGATCGGCTCCAAGCCTGCGCCCGCGCCCTGGCCGAACTCGACGTCTATGCCGCGCTCGCCGAGGTCGCCGTCCGCTCCGGCTACGTCCGTCCGCATGTGAGCGGCGATCGCGCGATCCGCATCGTCGCCGGCCGGCACCCCGCGGTCGAACAGGCGCTGGGGCCTGAGCGCTTCGTCCCCAACGACCTCGCGCTCGGCACGGACGGCCGCGACCTCCTCATCGTGACCGGCCCGAATTTCGGCGGCAAGAGCACGTACATCCGCCAGGCCGCCCTGCTCATCGTCCTCGCCCAGCTCGGGAGCTTCGTCCCGGCCGGCCAGGCCGACATCGGACTCGTCGACCGCATCTTCACGCGGGTCGGCGCTACGGACGATCTCGCGGCCGGCCGCAGCACGTTCCTGTCCGAGATGATCGAGGTGGCGCGTCTCTTGACCCAGGCCACCCCGCGCAGCCTCGTGATTCTTGATGAAGTCGGCCGCGGGACGAGCACGTACGACGGCATGAGTCTCGCCTGGGCCGTGGTCGAAGATCTGCACGACCGCGTGCGGGCCCGCACGCTGTTCGCCACACACTACCACGAACTGACCGAGCTCGCGTCGCAGCTCGACCGCGTGGCCAACCTCCAGGTTCTCGTGCGCGAGGAAGGCCGTGACGTCGTGTTCTTACATCAGGTGGCCGACGGCGCCGCCGCGTCATCCTACGGCATCCACGTCGCCGGGCTGGCCGGCGTCCCGGACGCCGTGATCCGGCGCGCGCGGGAAGTCCTGGGCGGGCTCGAGCGGGCCGCCCACGCGCCGCGGGGCCGCCGGCCGAGACGCGGGCCGTCGCGCGGCCAGCAGCTCGCGCTTCCGCTCCCCCGCGACGCCGGCGCATTCCGCCGGCTAGTCCCGCGTGAGCGGGACGGCCGCCGGTGA
- the mutL gene encoding DNA mismatch repair endonuclease MutL, whose product MTRPRIQVLPPAAAERIAAGEVVERPASVVKELIENSLDAGAGRITIEIDDAGGRLIRVSDDGQGIPAQELAVAFERFATSKIRSADDLKRVDTYGFRGEALPSIAAVARLTVVTRPRGAETAATLAVTGGVRDPMAVTGGAEGTTVTVEDLFYNTPARRRFLKSPARETAVIVETVQALALAAPAVAFRLLDAGRERLWMPPEPLAERARRVLGPAVAGGTLPIDARGPTAITGVLGAPQAAQARRSHQWFLVNGRPIRSPMLARALDQAYHTLVPEGRVPVAVLHVRVPPESVDVNIHPRKAEVRFAQERIVFHDVVREARRVLHGASLVHTAPGAAGLPPAGGAAVSGGDFARMAITSSGRVAEPPGAYGLTTGDSATDGGASTALWNPERSPAGWPSLRVLGQLGLTYIVGDAGGDLVLIDQHAAHERVLYERLLARRRAGGAQAQGLVTPAVVDLSAAEDTLVSELRPMLAALGFEVEAFGRTTVRLLAIPAIAAGRDAPTLFRSCLADLGNERGAHAGADLEERLAIATACHTAVRAGDRLEPAQMAALLDELAGTEDPYSCFHGRPTMVRVPARDLERWFYRRV is encoded by the coding sequence GTGACGCGTCCGCGCATTCAGGTGCTGCCGCCGGCCGCGGCCGAGCGCATTGCGGCGGGGGAAGTCGTCGAGCGCCCCGCCTCCGTCGTCAAGGAATTGATCGAAAACAGCCTCGACGCCGGGGCGGGCCGCATCACGATCGAGATCGACGACGCCGGCGGCCGCCTCATCCGCGTCAGCGACGACGGCCAGGGCATCCCGGCCCAGGAACTGGCGGTCGCGTTCGAGCGATTCGCCACGAGCAAGATTCGCTCGGCCGACGATCTCAAACGCGTGGACACGTATGGCTTTCGGGGAGAGGCCCTGCCGAGCATCGCCGCGGTGGCGCGCCTGACCGTCGTGACCCGGCCGCGCGGGGCCGAGACCGCGGCCACGCTTGCCGTGACCGGAGGCGTCCGGGACCCCATGGCCGTGACCGGCGGGGCCGAGGGCACGACGGTCACCGTCGAGGACCTATTCTACAATACCCCGGCCCGGCGGCGGTTCCTGAAGTCCCCGGCGCGGGAAACCGCGGTGATCGTCGAGACCGTGCAGGCGCTCGCCCTGGCCGCGCCGGCCGTCGCCTTTCGTCTGCTCGACGCGGGGCGCGAACGGCTGTGGATGCCGCCCGAGCCGCTTGCCGAGCGGGCCCGGCGTGTGCTCGGCCCCGCGGTCGCCGGCGGAACGCTCCCGATCGACGCCCGCGGTCCCACGGCGATCACCGGTGTGCTCGGCGCGCCGCAGGCTGCGCAGGCCCGGCGGAGTCACCAATGGTTTCTCGTCAACGGCCGGCCGATTCGCAGCCCCATGCTGGCCCGGGCGCTCGACCAAGCCTACCATACCCTCGTCCCGGAGGGCCGGGTCCCGGTCGCGGTCCTCCACGTCCGGGTGCCACCCGAGTCGGTCGACGTCAACATCCATCCGCGCAAGGCCGAAGTCCGGTTTGCGCAGGAGCGGATCGTCTTCCACGACGTCGTCCGCGAGGCGCGCCGGGTCCTGCACGGCGCCTCCCTGGTCCACACCGCCCCCGGCGCCGCCGGCCTGCCCCCTGCCGGGGGCGCGGCGGTGTCCGGCGGCGACTTCGCGCGCATGGCGATCACCTCGTCGGGACGCGTCGCCGAGCCGCCCGGTGCCTACGGCCTGACGACCGGCGACAGCGCGACAGACGGCGGGGCGTCGACCGCGCTGTGGAACCCCGAGCGCTCGCCGGCCGGATGGCCATCGCTTCGCGTGCTCGGCCAGCTGGGCCTGACCTACATCGTGGGCGACGCCGGTGGCGATCTCGTGCTCATCGATCAGCACGCCGCGCACGAACGCGTCCTGTACGAACGCCTTCTCGCCCGGCGCCGGGCCGGCGGCGCGCAGGCGCAGGGGCTCGTCACGCCGGCCGTCGTGGACCTGAGCGCGGCCGAGGACACGCTCGTGTCGGAACTTCGTCCGATGCTCGCCGCGCTCGGCTTCGAGGTCGAAGCCTTTGGCCGGACGACGGTGCGGCTGCTCGCGATCCCCGCGATCGCGGCGGGCCGCGACGCGCCGACGCTCTTCCGGTCATGTCTTGCCGATCTCGGCAACGAACGAGGGGCTCATGCCGGCGCCGATCTCGAGGAGCGGCTCGCCATCGCGACCGCGTGCCACACCGCCGTGCGCGCCGGCGACCGGCTGGAGCCGGCCCAGATGGCGGCGCTGCTCGACGAGCTCGCTGGGACCGAGGATCCGTATTCATGCTTCCATGGAAGGCCGACCATGGTACGGGTCCCGGCCCGCGATCTCGAGCGCTGGTTTTATCGGCGGGTCTAG
- the miaB gene encoding tRNA (N6-isopentenyl adenosine(37)-C2)-methylthiotransferase MiaB — translation MPERFHIITQGCQMNVRDSAAMAGLLAQMGYAAADDPADADVVILNTCTVREGAEERAYGRLGELRALKRRRPGLLLGIAGCLVQQERERVLDRLPWLDLVFGVHNIHRLPDLLRQARDGCMPIYEVWDRSDRDRPLPVLPAHQVPGRGVRGFVNIIHGCNKFCTFCIVPYVRGRERSVPPEDVVAEVGTLAAQGIREVTLLGQNVDSYGHDFAPRRDLAALLEAVHGVAGIDRIRFTTSHPRDMTQRLIATVARLPKACEHIHLPVQTGDDEILRRMHRAYTTAQYRETADAVRAAMPQGSLTTDIIVGFPGETEDAFAQTLRFVEDVRFDAVNTAMYSPRDGTPAARYPDQISDEVKRRRLQALNRMQERIAADINRGLVGSVQEVLVEEPGRKGGVLGRTRTNKIVTFDGGAELIGRTVPVEIVDGGSWVLRGRCVTGAL, via the coding sequence ATGCCTGAGCGGTTTCACATCATCACGCAGGGCTGTCAGATGAACGTCCGCGATTCGGCCGCGATGGCCGGGCTGCTGGCGCAGATGGGGTACGCCGCGGCCGATGATCCCGCCGACGCGGATGTCGTCATTCTCAACACCTGCACCGTCCGCGAGGGCGCCGAGGAGCGCGCCTACGGCCGGCTCGGCGAGTTACGCGCGCTCAAGCGGCGGCGTCCCGGGCTGCTCCTCGGCATCGCCGGGTGCCTCGTCCAGCAGGAGCGCGAGCGGGTGCTGGACCGCCTGCCCTGGCTCGACCTCGTCTTCGGCGTCCACAACATCCACCGGCTGCCCGATCTGCTGCGTCAGGCCCGGGACGGCTGCATGCCGATCTATGAGGTGTGGGACCGGTCCGACCGGGACCGCCCCCTGCCGGTCCTGCCCGCCCATCAGGTCCCCGGGAGGGGGGTCCGGGGGTTCGTGAACATCATCCATGGATGCAACAAGTTCTGCACGTTCTGCATCGTGCCGTACGTCCGGGGGCGCGAGCGCAGCGTGCCGCCGGAGGACGTCGTCGCCGAGGTTGGGACGCTCGCGGCGCAGGGCATCCGCGAGGTGACGCTGCTCGGGCAAAACGTCGACAGCTACGGGCACGACTTTGCGCCGCGGCGCGACCTCGCCGCGCTGCTCGAGGCGGTCCACGGCGTCGCGGGCATCGACCGGATCCGCTTTACGACGAGCCACCCGCGGGACATGACACAGCGCCTCATCGCGACCGTCGCGCGCCTGCCCAAGGCCTGCGAGCACATCCACCTCCCGGTCCAGACCGGCGACGATGAGATCCTCCGCCGGATGCACCGGGCCTACACCACGGCGCAGTACCGCGAAACCGCGGACGCCGTGCGGGCCGCGATGCCGCAGGGCAGTCTCACGACGGACATCATCGTCGGTTTCCCCGGCGAGACCGAGGACGCGTTCGCGCAGACGCTGCGGTTCGTCGAAGACGTGCGCTTCGATGCGGTCAACACGGCGATGTACTCGCCCCGCGACGGCACACCGGCGGCGCGCTATCCGGATCAGATCTCCGACGAGGTCAAACGGCGGCGGCTGCAGGCCCTCAACCGCATGCAAGAGCGCATCGCCGCGGACATCAACCGGGGCCTCGTGGGGTCTGTGCAGGAGGTCCTCGTCGAGGAACCCGGCCGCAAGGGCGGGGTGCTCGGGCGGACGCGGACCAACAAGATCGTCACCTTCGACGGCGGCGCGGAGCTGATCGGCCGGACGGTGCCGGTCGAGATCGTGGACGGCGGGTCGTGGGTGCTCCGCGGCCGGTGCGTGACGGGCGCGCTCTAG
- a CDS encoding MFS transporter, whose amino-acid sequence MNRSLSRRPLHERVTFVAGLGFGANGVTLGVVSFALLGLRRDWGLTPAQAGFLTAAIGAGQLLGGIATGYVADGIGRRAAFGLTVGTSSLAAALAAAAPSLGWLIAATLLMGIGFGGVAPVATSLISEFAPPDRRGALLGWTQVLWGTGWLAAGVGGVALAHTLGWRGTFAIGALPLALALAGPRLIPESPRFLLAHGRRREAEAVVASLQARYGIMLDLPDQEQAARVTMIAHLRELWSPRFRRRTFLLWSVWFMMIGAFQGPIVWIPAMFQAAGMGHPAEASLVVAVMMLPPTIAATFTLDRLGRKPVLAAALGLAAFGTIELAVARTEAAFVLGGGALAGGVLASWPVILAYAGELYPTRIRATATGWGSAAGRGAGIVTPLMLAALMHTWNGGRTQALAIVAAALVLAVGIVLVFGEETAGRGLEEIAEHRPETGPRGGLEPVPVSIRSREARVTAAAPPDAPGDNVS is encoded by the coding sequence GTGAACCGGTCTCTGTCGCGCCGGCCGTTGCACGAGCGTGTCACGTTCGTCGCCGGATTGGGCTTCGGCGCCAACGGAGTGACGCTCGGCGTGGTCAGCTTCGCGCTGCTCGGTCTTCGCCGGGACTGGGGTCTCACGCCGGCGCAGGCGGGGTTTCTGACCGCCGCCATCGGCGCCGGACAGTTGCTCGGCGGCATCGCGACCGGCTACGTCGCGGACGGGATCGGCCGGCGCGCCGCGTTTGGGTTGACGGTCGGGACGAGCAGCCTCGCCGCCGCGCTCGCCGCCGCCGCCCCCTCGCTCGGCTGGTTGATCGCGGCGACGCTCCTCATGGGCATCGGGTTCGGCGGCGTGGCGCCGGTGGCCACCAGCCTGATCAGCGAGTTCGCGCCGCCCGACCGCCGCGGCGCGCTGCTCGGGTGGACACAGGTCCTCTGGGGCACGGGATGGCTCGCGGCCGGCGTGGGCGGCGTCGCGCTGGCGCATACGCTTGGCTGGCGCGGGACATTCGCGATCGGCGCGCTGCCGCTCGCGCTCGCGCTGGCCGGTCCCCGGCTCATCCCCGAGTCGCCGCGCTTCCTCCTCGCGCACGGACGCCGCCGGGAGGCGGAGGCGGTCGTCGCCTCCCTCCAAGCGCGCTACGGCATCATGCTCGACCTGCCCGACCAGGAGCAGGCCGCCCGCGTCACGATGATCGCGCACCTCCGTGAGCTTTGGAGCCCGCGGTTTCGCCGGCGTACCTTCCTGCTGTGGAGCGTGTGGTTCATGATGATCGGCGCGTTCCAGGGACCCATCGTCTGGATTCCCGCGATGTTTCAGGCGGCCGGCATGGGGCACCCCGCAGAGGCCTCGCTCGTGGTCGCCGTGATGATGCTGCCTCCGACGATCGCCGCGACCTTCACGCTCGACCGGCTCGGGCGGAAGCCGGTGCTCGCGGCGGCCCTCGGGCTCGCGGCATTCGGGACGATCGAACTCGCCGTGGCGCGCACCGAAGCGGCGTTCGTGCTGGGCGGCGGCGCGCTCGCCGGCGGGGTGCTGGCGTCGTGGCCGGTCATCCTGGCCTACGCGGGCGAGTTATACCCGACTCGCATCCGGGCGACGGCCACCGGCTGGGGCTCCGCGGCGGGACGCGGCGCCGGGATCGTGACGCCGCTCATGCTGGCGGCGCTGATGCACACCTGGAACGGCGGCCGGACCCAGGCCCTCGCGATCGTGGCCGCGGCTCTGGTCCTCGCGGTGGGTATCGTCCTTGTGTTCGGCGAAGAAACCGCCGGGCGCGGTCTCGAAGAGATCGCCGAGCACCGCCCGGAGACCGGCCCGCGGGGCGGGCTCGAGCCGGTGCCGGTGTCCATCAGGTCGCGGGAGGCCCGGGTGACCGCGGCCGCGCCGCCCGACGCACCAGGAGACAACGTCTCATAG